Proteins from a single region of Choristoneura fumiferana chromosome 27, NRCan_CFum_1, whole genome shotgun sequence:
- the LOC141443192 gene encoding uncharacterized protein, whose protein sequence is MSIGKIGEFKVHADDWRLYVERLEQYFIANGIASDKQVPTLITVMGAECYELLVNLCTPKKPTTHSFQEITAILEKHLQPKPSVLAERFKFRQRKQGNGENLAEYVAVLKRMSKTCEFGNWLEESLRDQLVCGISSEVIRQRLFTEDTLDFVKAYRMAVSMEAAEKDAAVVEGRQKPIDDVKQVDCQVMAGMWQRNAGGARAPAGAGEAGPGASALARPGMGAVARQAAQQQCTVCGSTHVEAPAACKFVRYVCRVCNQIGHLQRVCPNLAGHHNLEVTADAGTDSEDSDEEFSSRYCKVFEDGLGRFTGGRVGFHLRPGARPVFLRARPLAYALREPVERALEQLVRDGVLTPVDRSDWATPIVPVVKKDAGVTFEWNMECQAAFDQVKRALGSSEVLIHYSTSLPLVLTADASGVGVAAVISHLTPQAWRSTILKQLHASHMGIVKTKALARSYVWWPGLDAQVEELCQRCETCAAEAPAPPRAPPAPWPYTAQPWTRIHLDFLGPYKSKTFLVLIDSSTKWLEIFEMARTNAMSVIKVLRESFARFGLPVEVVSDQGPPFTSSEFCDFLKHNGIRQSFSPVYHPSSNGAAENAVKLCKRAIKKAYRDNIDVEAALQTYLMAYRTSPHSTTGESPAMLLQRRSLRTRLDLLRSEGAVEGRVKDAQTRQVRAAGGVARAVAQGEPVWARSYSGRDRWVEGTVAGIEGGNRYAVDNGDGRLIHRHIDQIRRRSGFSNVTYPDRDGDDGSKSEGGENESSDVGAVTEAGEKSFTNTEGSVVDRNNKIVQSVAPPPSPRPTLRPLPHRIRKQQLEID, encoded by the exons atgtcgATCGGTAAAATCGGCGAGTTCAAAGTGCACGCGGACGATTGGAGGTTATACGTCGAGCGCTTGGAGCAATACTTCATAGCTAACGGGATCGCGAGTGACAAACAAGTGCCGACGCTAATAACTGTTATGGGTGCAGAATGTTACGAACTACTAGTCAATTTATGTACACCAAAAAAGCCTACTACTCACTCTTTTCAAGAAATAACGGCCATATTGGAAAAGCATTTACAACCGAAACCGAGTGTGCTCGCCGAACGGTTTAAATTTCGACAGAGGAAACAGGGTAACGGTGAAAACCTAGCAGAATACGTGGCAGTGCTGAAGAGGATGTCGAAAACATGCGAGTTCGGCAACTGGCTCGAAGAGAGCCTCAGAGACCAGCTCGTGTGCGGGATCAGCAGTGAGGTCATACGGCAACGTCTATTCACGGAAGATACGTTAGACTTCGTGAAGGCATACAGGATGGCAGTAAGCATGGAGGCGGCTGAGAAAGACGCGGCTGTTGTGGAAGGGCGTCAGAAACCGATAGATGACGTGAAGCAGGTGGACTGCCAAGTCATGGCGGGAATGTGGCAGCGCAATGCAG GcggtgcgcgggcgccggccgGCGCGGGCGAGGCCGGGCCGGGCGCGAGCGCGCTGGCGCGGCCTGGCATGGGCGCGGTGGCTAGGCAGGCGGCGCAGCAACAGTGCACCGTGTGCGGGAGCACACACGTTGAAGCGCCAGCGGCGTGCAAATTTGTGCGATACGTGTGCCGGGTGTGCAACCAAATAGGACACCTGCAGCGCGTATGTCCTAACCTGGCGGGGCATCACAACCTGGAGGTGACGGCGGACGCAGGCACGGACAGTGAGGACAGTGACGAG gAATTCAGTTCCAGATACTGTAAAGTGTTCGAAGACGGACTGGGTCGTTTCACCGGGGGACGAGTGGGGTTCCACCTGCGGCCCGGGGCGCGGCCGGTGTTCCTGCGCGCGCGCCCGCTGGCGTACGCGCTGCGCGAGCCGGTGGAGCGCGCGCTGGAACAGCTGGTGCGCGACGGCGTGCTCACTCCCGTCGACCGCTCTGACTGGGCGACGCCCATCGTGCCCGTCGTCAAAAAGGACG CGGGAGTTACTTTCGAGTGGAATATGGAGTGCCAGGCCGCATTCGACCAGGTGAAGAGAGCGCTAGGCTCCAGTGAAGTGCTCATACATTATTCGACCTCGTTGCCATTAGTATTGACGGCTGACGCTAGCGGCGTGGGCGTAGCAGCGGTCATCTCCCATTTGACGCCGCAGG CATGGCGGAGCACTATATTGAAACAGTTACACGCTAGTCACATGGGCATCGTAAAGACGAAGGCGTTGGCTCGCAGCTACGTGTGGTGGCCGGGCCTGGACGCCCAAGTAGAGGAACTGTGCCAGCGCTGCGAGACGTGCGCAGCGGAGGCGCCGGCGCCCCCGCGCGCCCCTCCCGCACCCTGGCCTTATACGGCACAACCATGGACTAGGATACATTTAGATTTCCTAGGACcatataaaagtaaaacatttttagtatTAATAGATTCCAGCACGAAATGGCTGGAAATTTTTGAAATGGCACGAACAAATGCGATGTCAGTGATCAAGGTTCTCAGGGAAAGTTTCGCGAGGTTCGGGTTACCAGTCGAAGTAGTATCCGACCAGGGACCGCCGTTTACAAGTTCcgaattttgtgattttttgaaaCATAATGGGATAcgacaatcgttttcaccagtGTACCATCCGTCGTCAAACGGTGCCGCTGAGAATGCCGTTAAATTGTGTAAACGCGCCATTAAAAAAGCATACCGAGACAATATTGATGTAGAAGCCGCATTACAAACTTATTTAATGGCGTACAGGACCAGTCCGCATAGCACCACTGGTGAAAGTCCCGCGATGCTTTTGCAAAGGCGATCACTCAGGACGCGCTTAGACTTACTACGCAGCGAGGGGGCGGTAGAAGGCCGCGTCAAAGACGCACAAACCCGACAGGTGAGGGCGGCGGGAGGCGTCGCGCGCGCCGTCGCGCAGGGCGAACCAGTCTGGGCGCGCAGCTACAGCGGCCGCGATCGGTGGGTCGAGGGCACGGTAGCGGGTATAGAGGGTGGTAATAGGTACGCAGTGGATAACGGTGACGGCCGACTAATCCATAGACATATCGACCAGATAAGGCGCCGATCCGGATTTTCAAATGTTACATATCCTGACAGGGACGGAGACGATGGGTCAAAGTCCGAAGGGGGTGAGAACGAGTCCTCAGATGTGGGTGCGGTGACGGAAGCGGGTGAGAAATCATTCACTAACACGGAAGGTTCGGTGGTGGAccgaaataataaaattgttcagTCTGTTGCCCCGCCCCCGTCACCACGACCTACACTTCGACCACTTCCTCATAGAATACGTAAACAGCAACTTGAAATAGATTAA